Within Candidatus Thorarchaeota archaeon, the genomic segment TACCTTTTATTGTGGACATTGCCACAAGTCTAAAATAGCCCTGCGTGGGGGAGAAAATACTGACATAAACTATAGCAGGGGATCAACGATTGGTAAGCCAAGAGAAGCTTCAAACGATTTTATCACGGCTCAAATCACAAGAGGGAGTACGTGGTATTGTTGTTACTAATATGGAAGGACTTCCCTTGAGTAGCGACCTTGATCCCGAGACTACTGAGATAGTTGCTGCTATTGTCACCTCTCTCGTTGGAAAGGCCCTAGAGGCAGTACGCGAACTTCGAGAGGGGTCGTTGTCATTCCTAACTCTTGACACCACTAAGGGTCAAATCAATATCGCACCTGACGTGAAAGAGGGCCTAATCTT encodes:
- a CDS encoding roadblock/LC7 domain-containing protein — protein: MVSQEKLQTILSRLKSQEGVRGIVVTNMEGLPLSSDLDPETTEIVAAIVTSLVGKALEAVRELREGSLSFLTLDTTKGQINIAPDVKEGLILVVLKSTT